One segment of Ureibacillus thermophilus DNA contains the following:
- a CDS encoding aspartyl-phosphate phosphatase Spo0E family protein, translated as MFYILYKKVLRVIIEIKRKRMYRKAQALGFTHPEVVNCSQQLDNLLNKYTKQAA; from the coding sequence ATGTTCTATATACTCTATAAAAAAGTACTCAGAGTTATAATAGAAATCAAAAGAAAGCGTATGTACCGAAAAGCACAAGCACTAGGATTCACACACCCAGAAGTCGTAAATTGCAGCCAACAATTGGACAATTTGCTCAATAAATATACGAAACAAGCAGCTTAA
- a CDS encoding metallophosphoesterase has protein sequence MFIEIDKGVDIVGDIHACFDEWKQMLDQLGYQKNEQGLYVHPEGRKIVSLGDVMSRGPKSIETMEFFLNHQHLMYMVDSNHGWKIARWLDGRKVQLKHGDEKVEEEFIEFERKQGREKTIQLKKQLRDLLMNAPSHYILTEKGQPKVVCVHAGIREEFIGKESEKIKNFCRYGDVAGVDERGKPIRRDWYKQYKGKLLIIWGHDPKPEPLIVNNTINIDQGVVFGGKLTAYRYPEKEFVFVQAKKDYAGVKDNPLNKKE, from the coding sequence ATGTTTATAGAAATTGACAAAGGTGTCGACATTGTTGGTGATATACACGCATGCTTCGACGAATGGAAACAAATGTTAGACCAATTAGGCTATCAAAAAAATGAACAAGGTTTATATGTCCATCCGGAAGGAAGGAAAATTGTTTCCCTTGGCGATGTCATGAGCAGAGGACCGAAATCCATTGAAACAATGGAATTTTTTTTAAACCACCAGCATTTAATGTATATGGTGGATAGCAACCACGGCTGGAAAATTGCCCGATGGTTGGATGGAAGAAAAGTGCAGCTCAAACATGGCGATGAAAAAGTGGAAGAGGAGTTTATTGAATTTGAGCGGAAACAGGGGAGAGAAAAAACCATCCAATTAAAAAAACAATTGAGGGATTTATTAATGAATGCTCCTTCCCACTATATACTAACAGAAAAAGGGCAGCCAAAAGTGGTTTGTGTTCATGCAGGAATACGGGAAGAGTTTATAGGAAAAGAATCGGAAAAAATCAAAAATTTTTGCCGTTATGGAGATGTAGCCGGTGTTGATGAGCGCGGCAAACCAATACGCCGGGATTGGTATAAACAATATAAAGGGAAACTCCTTATTATATGGGGGCACGATCCAAAACCGGAGCCGCTCATTGTAAATAATACCATCAATATAGACCAAGGAGTTGTTTTTGGCGGAAAATTGACAGCTTATCGATATCCGGAAAAAGAATTTGTTTTTGTTCAGGCAAAAAAAGATTATGCGGGTGTGAAAGACAATCCATTGAATAAAAAGGAATAA